A part of Miscanthus floridulus cultivar M001 chromosome 6, ASM1932011v1, whole genome shotgun sequence genomic DNA contains:
- the LOC136460413 gene encoding uncharacterized protein, translated as MEAAIHLARVAVFGLGLPSQILRVVLAVFVDRSTPFVGYGLTSNDSGVHFPSSYTGTVVNSFLLPAEILPMPPKRASWTDDETKLLLDLCLQEKEKCNFNQQGLTIAGWCNIYTYFPRFDKKQCNNKLGYLKKAYLTWKEGLTAIGLGRDPQTGAIAADSEYWETQEVPQPMNSVCQLVTSCENSFNEMVNAAMAAGLAVAHMLHVPPQGNHVIQVPELTGRQWVDKLLSDASRCFDNYRMRPESLVRLHSILTDSYGLTGSRELESIEALAMFLWACGTNQCQRQMQERFGRGLGTCSKTFAHVLAAVARFADDVIRPKDTSYSEVPAALVEYKPFFDGCIGAMDGTHIEVIVDKGVRDNHINRKGKPTQNVVAVCDFDMRFTYVGAGTEGSAHDMRVKRKAEADASFPHPPSGRYYLVDSGYALRPGYLTPYPNKRYWVKEFETRGPADAQELFNRHHSKLRNVIERTFGAAKAKWQMLKAVPHYQGIKQSQIILALCGLHNYVHELEGQHQVRHFRQPTDLGPLTQVTAMAMEDPNDMEHVREWITYGLGLIGMTRLPSLGLMKLCSHAGEVVAYKVQQVQYYKFV; from the exons ATGGAAGCCGCCATCCACCTAGCCCGTGTCGCCGTATTCGGTCTGGGCTTGCCCTCGCAGATCCTCCGCGTTGTCCTCGCCGTGTTTGTGGACAGATCCACCCCCTTCGTCGGCTACGGCCTCACCTCCAACGACTCCG GTGTGCACTTTCCAAGTTCATATACTGGCACCGTCGTCAACAGCTTCCTGCTCCCCGCAGAAATCCTCCCG ATGCCTCCGAAGCGTGCAAGTTGGACGGACGACGAAACCAAGCTGTTGCTGGACCTTTGTCTTCAAGAGAAGGAAAAGTGTAACTTCAATCAGCAGGGCCTCACCATAGCTGGCTGGTGCAACATTTACACTTACTTCCCCCGTTTTGATAAGAAACAGTGCAACAACAAGCTAGGTTACCTCAAAAAAGCCTACCTAACATGGAAAGAAGGGCTTACAGCCATTGGGCTTGGGAGGGACCCCCAAACGGGCGCCATTGCTGCTGATAGTGAGTACTGGGAAACTCAAGAAGTTCCGCAGCCCATGAACTCAGTATGTCAGCTTGTTACAAGTTGTGAAAACAGCTTCAACGAGATGGTGAACGCAGCTATGGCTGCTGGTCTAGCAGTTGCACACATGCTGCATGTACCACCACAAGGTAACCATGTTATCCAAGTGCCTGAGCTTACTGGAAGGCAGTGGGTAGACAAGCTGTTGTCAGATGCTAGCCGTTGCTTTGACAACTATCGAATGAGGCCTGAAAGTTTGGTTAGGTTGCATAGCATACTAACTGATAGCTATGGGCTAACAGGCAGTAGGGAGCTTGAATCAATAGAAGCTTTAGCCATGTTCTTATGGGCATGTGGTACAAATCAATGCCAGAGACAAATGCAAGAGAGATTTGGGAGGGGGTTGGGGACATGTAGCAAGACATTTGCTCATGTGCTGGCAGCCGTGGCTAGGTTTGCGGATGACGTGATTAGGCCTAAGGACACTAGTTATTCAGAAGTGCCGGCTGCTTTGGTGGAGTACAAACCATTTTTTGATGGCTGCATAGGCGCCATGGATGGCACGCACATAGAAGTCATAGTTGATAAAGGAGTCCGTGATAACCACATTAATAGGAAAGGAAAGCCAACCCAAAATGTGGTTGCGGTCTGTGACTTCGACATGAGGTTCACGTATGTCGGGGCGGGGACAGAGGGTTCCGCTCATGATATGCGGGTGAAAAGGAAGGCAGAAGCCGATGCATCTTTCCCACATCCACCGTCAG GCCGGTATTACTTGGTGGACTCTGGTTACGCACTTCGACCCGGGTATCTAACGCCGTATCCAAATAAGAGGTATTGGGTGAAGGAGTTTGAGACAAGGGGGCCTGCAGATGCGCAGGAGTTGTTCAACCGCCACCATTCAAAGCTGCGTAATGTCATAGAAAGAACATTTGGGGCAGCCAAAGCGAAGTGGCAGATGTTGAAAGCCGTACCCCACTATCAGGGGATCAAGCAATCCCAGATAATCCTTGCTCTTTGTGGACTGCACAACTACGTGCATGAGCTGGAGGGTCAACACCAAGTACGGCACTTCAGGCAGCCGACAGACCTTGGCCCTTTGACTCAAGTGACAGCTATGGCGATGGAAGATCCTAATGACATGGAACATGTCCGCGAGTGGATAACCTATGGACTTGGACTCATTGGGATGACAAG GCTGCCTAGTTTGGGTCTAATGAAACTATGTTcacatgcaggtgaagtagttgcGTACAAGGTGCAGCAGGTCCAGTACTATAAATTTGTTTGA